Sequence from the Pseudobacteroides sp. genome:
AACAGAGAGCTCACCTTCTAGAGCCCTTAATATACTGCCTACCTTTATGTTAGCGGGGTCATCAGCTAATATATACCCACCTTGTGCCCCTTTAACACTTTTTACTAGGCCTGATTTTCTAAGAATTGAAAAAACCTGCTCAAGGTAATTTTCAGATATGTCTTGTCTCTCAGCTATGTTGCATAATGAAACGTGATCTCCTGCGGAGTTCACGGCCAAGTCAACCATTGCTCTTAATCCATACCTTCCTTTTGTAGAAAGTTTCATAGTATCCCTACCTTCTCCTACTAATCCTATATGTTTTATGATACATTTTATTTTCCAGTATGTCAATCATTTTTCTTGTTTTCTCCATTTTTCAACTGGTTCAAATCAAATGGAGTCTGCTGGTATACGTAGTAATTGAGCCAATTTGAAAAAAGCAGGTTGGCATGTCCTCTCCATTTGACAATGGGCTCTTTTGAAGGATCGTCATCACGAAAATAGTTTTTAGGCACTTCAATGTCAAGGCCCTTTGAAATATCCCTGTCATACTCTGCCTTCAAAGTAAGGGGGTCATACTCGGAATGGCCTGTTACGAATATTTGCCTGCCGCCTTTAGTCTTGACAATGTACACACCTGATTCATCAGATTCTGAAAGTATCTCCAGATCACTTACTTTTTCAATATCTTCCCTCTTAATTCCGGTATGTCTTGAGTGAGGCACAAAAAATTCGTCATCGAAGCCTCTAAAAAGCATTACATTTTTCTTGTTTATCCTATGCTTAAATATACCGAACATTTTTTCCGGCAAAGGATATTTGGGTATTCCATAATGATGATAGAGTCCTGCTTGAGCAGCCCAACATATATGAAATGTGGAGTATACGTTGCTAAGACTCCAATCCATTATTGTCTTTAACTCATTCCAGTATGTAACCTCCTCAAAGGGCATTGTTTCAATAGGTGCTCCAGTTATTATAAGGCCGTCAAACCTTTCACCCTTCACATCTTCAAAAGTCTTATAGAAGTTGGAAAGATGCTCTTCAGGTGTGTTCTTTGATGTATAGGTCTGAGGATGCAGCAGTACTACATCAACCTGAATGGGGGTATTGCCTATAAGTCTCAGCAGCTGTGTCTCTGTAACTATTTTTGTGGGCATCAGATTTAAGATAGCTATCCTAAGGGGCCTTATATCTTGATGCATTGCCCTTTCTTCAGTCATAACAAATATATTTTCATTTGAAAGAATTTCTGCCGCAGGCAGATTATCAGGAATTTTTATTGGCATATATGACACCTCTTAAGTATTTATTGAGACATTTCATAGCAGTATAATTCCAAGTTAATTTATATGAATAATATATTTATATTATAACTTTTTTTATCTTTTTTCAATACAAAAAAATACGAAGCCAAAATGCCAAGTATGACATATTTAGCTTCAGTCTTTTACCCTGTTAATATAGTTTATCAAGTTCCAATACAGCCAAAATTACATTTTCATATTCATATCCATATGAAATACGTCCGGGCTCAACATTCCGAATATCATGGCTACATGTGCAACCACAAGGAATATTCCTACAAAAATGGAATGGAGCTTAAGCTTTTCCATCTCATCTTTCTTCCTTCCTATTAGGCCCATTTCCAGCAGTGCCATTCCCAAAAGCGGAATTATTCCTGACAAATAAAAACCTACGGCAATTACATCAGCCGGCCCCCTCCATTCTCCGTTTTGGGTCAAAGGAATAACCGCTGTATACATTAAATAAATGAAAATGCCGGTAAAATAAACTCCTGAGATAATTCCTGCAATTTTATTAACTGTCCTTATCGGCCCATTCAGCTTGCGGCTAAAGAGTATAACCAGTTCGGTTATTGCAATGGTTTCAGCCAAAATGACAGGTATAGCCATGAATATTAGAAGATTCCAAGGCTGATTTGATGCAAGCAACTCCATATAGTGAGTCATATTACCCATAAAATCCCTCCTGTTTGATTTAGTTTATTCGGCATATACAATATACCAACTGTTTGTGAAGATTTTATGGAGATTAAAAATATATTTCCGCTAATTCAATATATCATTAACAAACTTCTTGCCAAAATTGCAAACTCACTGCAACTAGACCTGAGAACAGTACAGAAATAATATTTTTAATACTTGCCGAAATTGTTCTGCTCTAGATCAATATTAAGTTGAGGTGGAGTATTAACTAAATTTCTTTTGCTACTTTTCATTTGACTTTTTAAATTGTGTTTTGACGTATTTTTCAACTTATTATATTCATTATTAACAGTATTCCTCTTCAATACAAATTGGCTGACTTTTTCTTTTAATAATTCTGCCTGCCCTGATAATTCCTGGCTTGCGGCTGCACTTTCTTCTGATGTTGCAGAGTTTGTCTGTGTTACTTGTGAGACTTGCATGATGCCTTGATTTACTTGCAAAATTGCAGTTGCCTGATAATCGGAGGCTGAAGCAATCTCGTTGATAAGGTCCGCGACCTTGGAGACACCTGTTACGATTCTGTTAAGAGCCTCAGCTGTAGAATTTGCGATTTTGGTTCCGTCATCAACTTTTTTAATGGAACCCTCAATAAGACCTGTTGTTTCCTTTGCTGCATTTGCACTTCTTGCGGCTAGACTTCTCACTTCCTCAGCAACTACTGCAAAACCCTTACCGTGCTGACCTGCTCTAGCAGCTTCAACTGCTGCATTCAAAGCAAGGATATTGGTCTGAAAAGCTATCTCATCAATTACCTTGATTATCTTGGAAATACTGCTTGAAGCTATATTTATTTCATCCATAGCCTTTAGCATGTCACCCATTTGGCAGTTACCATGGATTGCATTATCCTTTGCAGATATTGCTAATTCATTGGCTTGGTTTGCATTAGCAGCATTTTGCTTTGTCTGTGCTGCAATTTCCTCCATTGAGGCTGAAAGCTCCTCCGCAACAGATGCCTGCTCTGTCGAGCCTTGCGACAAAGCCTGACTGGAAGCTGCAACCTGGCTTGCACCAGCAAAAACTTGTTCTGCAGCAGAGTTAATACCTCCTAAAACTTCGTTGAATGAAGAGATAATCTTATTAAGAGAACTCTTAATTTCTATAAAATCACCATTAAACTCACTATCAACATGTAGGTTTAGATTTCCATTAGCCATCTGGTTTAATATTTCCGATATTTCATTTATGTACGAATAGAGTGTTGAAATGGTCTTATTAAGTGAATTTTTTATTTTAGCATGATCTCCTTTATATTCACCAGTGACCTTGCATTGAAGATTACCTTTTGAAATTTCCTCCAATACATTTGAACTTTCCTGGATAGGTAATATTACAGCATCAAGGATATCATTCATTCCATGTACAATTTCTGCATACCCTCCACTAAACTTGTTTGAATCTCCACGGGCATTGAGCTTGCCTTCTGTTGCAGAGCTGGTTAGTAATTGGGCTTCTGTTATAAGACTTTTAAGAGTATGTATTATTTTACTAAAGGCATGACCAAGACTGCCTATTTCATCCTTTGAAGTAATATTTATAACTATGTCAAGATTACCGTCTGACACATCTTCAGCTGCTTTAACTATCTTTTTAATGGGGGTGTTTATAATCCTTGCAATAAAAAGACTTACTCCTATTCCAAGTAAAAACGCCATTACAAAGAATACCAGAACAAGCGTAGCCTTGGTATTCATTGACTTACTTAGATTTTCAGCATTCTGTTTCATTCCGTCATTTTTCAACTTTTCGTATTTGTCAAGATTATCTGCAAACAGCGTTCTTAACTTAGCATAGTCACCGTGAAAAATATTTAAAACCTCTGTCCTATTTGCTTTCGGGTCCATCATTTTCTTTTCAAGTTCTATCAGTTGTTGGTTATACTGATCATTTTCATTGAATATGTTTTTTTCTTCGCTATTTACGGCATATTTTAAGGATTCTTCTATTTTTTCATCTATTGCTTTGGCGTTTAAATCGTATTTGCTCCTTTCAGTAGAATCTTCAGGATCTATAATAATTCCCCTTATACAATCTGCTAAAGTTAAGTCTATAAATCGTATATCCTGAGCAAGATTAAAAGCATATATATCCTTATCTACAAAATTATTAAATGTAGTTATTTCATCTTTAATTGAAATGTAGGATATTATAATTGATATTGAACATACTAGCAGAACAGTGATAAACCCTAAAAGAATTTTATTCCTGATACTAAAAATCATTATGATGCCTCCCTATAATTAATATACTGGTATTTAAGCTACATTCAACTGCATTTTCGCAATTTCATAAATAAAATAGCTCACTTGAATAATACATTTATCGGAATGAAAGCTAACGAACTTAATACACATATGTATTCTCTGCTAAATTTCGCAACCCAACTTATAAATGCCTCTAAAATAGAAATGAATATTGATGGCGAGAAAAAGCACATTGTGCAGATATATGAAGCAAGCCAGTAGAAAGTGCTTCCATGAAAATAGGCATTTTGCGTTATATTTTAAATGTACCTGTCATGTTTACAAGATTTTCAACACTATCATTAGTTATCTTAGCTTGACTTAACACTTCGTGTGCTTTATACATTATTGAAGAAGTTCTTTGAGCTATGTTTACTGAACCTTCTGCACCTTCGTTAGCCGCTTTTGAAATTTCATCTATTGCTTTTATTATATTTTTCATTGATGATTCCAATTGCTCGCAAGTTGTTGAGAAACTTGTAACTAATCTTTCAACAAAATCAGCATCTTGACTATAATGTTCTCCTGTTTTTACCAAGGTGTTATAATCATTTATAACTTTGCTATCGACAAAAGTAAGTAGACCCTTGGAATCTTGGATTAGTTCCATAACAGAACTAGTTACCCCTTCTACTACACTTTGTATTTGTGAAACAGTATTCTTTGAGTCTTCTGCAAGCTTACGTATTTCATCTGCCACAACTGCAAAACCTTTTCCTGCTTCACCTGCCCTAGCTGCTTCTATTGAAGCATTCAAAGCTAAAAGGTTTGTTTGCTCCGATATCCCTAGAATAGCTTGTGTAAGAACATTGATTTCCTCAATAACCCTGGACTTATCAATTGATTCTTTAAGTCTTAATTGAGTCATTTCATATATAGCCACTGCTGATTTTTGGGATTCTGTGACACTACTTTTTAATTCAATTGACCTTTTCTTAATTTCCTTAACCTGCATTAATCCATTTAGGGATATTTGAGCTACATTTTCCATGGAATGAACAACCTCATTAGCAGTTGCATTGATTTCTTCTGTCGCAGCTGCTGTTTCCTGCATCTGAGCAGAAAGCTGCTCAGTTGTTGAAGAAACTTCCTCAATATCTGCCTGAAGTTTATTCATTTCTTCTACAGTAATTAACGAACCTTTTTCAATCACAGCAGATTCATTAATAATGCCTGAAATTGTTTTGTAAATCGCTTCTTTCATTTTATTAGTAGCCCTTGCAATAACTCCTATTTCGTCTTTAGAATTAGTCAAAAATGACTTTAGTTCATGTGTTAAATTACCTAGGGAAATTTCCGATATACCTTTTTCCAACTCTTCAATTCTCTTTGCGATCTGATATCCAGTTGCAAATGATATCAGAATTCCTATAACCAGCATTAAAACGAGAACTCCAAAAATAATCCTTGTATTATTAGCCAGCTCTCTATTTACTTCAGATATTGGGATCCCTACAAACCACATTCCTATTATATCACCTGTACTATCTTTTATTGCTGTATAATGTGTCATTACTGGAATTCCGGCAACAAGAGTTTCGCCAAGAAAGTTTTCACCTTTTGTAAGGGTTTTATCAATAACTTCTTTTGATGCTTTTGTATCAACCTTCCTTTTTCCATCCTCTCCCTTTACATTTGTAGAAACTCTTGTATCCTTTAAAAATATAGTAGATAGGATGCCTGTATCTATGCTAATTTCATCAACCAAATCAAAATTATCATTAATAAGAGTTGTCCCTTTGTATAACTTATTATCGGATATTTTCCATTCACCAGGATATTTTTCATTAAGTGCCATATAGCCTAATGCTGAAGCAGTGCCTAATTGATCATGTATTTTATTATTAAGAATATTTTCAGATGTAAAATATGTAGTGATAATGATAACTGCCGAAAATACAATTAATATAACGCTAAAGATTAATGCAAATTTGAATTTTATTTTCATCATCATCGACTCCAGTCATTTGTTTAGTTAACATATTTATCTGTAAATGTCTTGAATACTTTTACTTAAAACATTATCCTATTGCAGCATTTATATTTTACCCCTTTTCATTTAGATCCTTTTGTATACAAAATTACTTTTATTCTTTCATAATTTTATTTAATTGCTGCAAAGATAAAGGGAAACCAATGGTCGAAAGGTTTAATTAAATTTATCAGACAAATAATATAATACACTCGTATTATATATCAAGAAAGAAAATTTAAGAGGTGTCTGCCATGAGAAAAATATTTTTGTCACGCACTGATAAGAAAATAGCTGGTGTCTGTGGGGGTATTGCAGAATATTTTGGCCTTGATTCAACTTTAGTGAGACTTGCCTTTGTTATATTGGCATTACTGGGCTTTAGCTCAGTTATTGTATATATAGCATGCTGGTTTATATTCCCAAGCGAAGAATTCTAAGCAATTTAAATGGGTTTTTAATTAAATCAAAAACACTTTAAACCCTTAATAGCTAACTGCTTGAAGGACTGACATCCCGGTGCGGCAGTTGGCTATTTAAAGATCTAAAGTGCTGGGTTTAAGTGCTTAATTCTTTAATATTTTAGCTTACTTTAAGCTCTAACCTTAGTTTGTCAGCTACCATTGCTATAAACTCGGAGTTTGTAGGTTTGCCTTTTCCCAAGTTCACAGTATAGCCAAAGAGAGAGTCAATAGTATCAACCTGCCCTCTACTCCATGCAACTTCAATAGCATGGCGTATTGCCCTTTCCACTCTGCTCGGCGTAGTGTTATACTCCCTTGCTATTGATGGGTAAAGCTGCTTGGTTATTGAATTTATAACATCAAGGTCTTTTACTACCATAATTATTGCATCCCTTAAATACTGATACCCTTTTATATGTGCCGGCACCCCAATTTCGTGCATTATGCTTGTTACCTCAGCTTCAAGGTTTCTAGGCGACGGAGAAAAAATAGTCGGTCTTTCGCTTGTATGGTCGGATATCAATATGGATGACTGGTTTACATCCTTTAGTTGTCTGATCCTTGAAACAAGTATATCCATATCAAAGGGCTTAACTACGTAGTATTCCGCCCCTAAAGATAAAGCACGCTGTGTTATCTTGTCCTGACCTACTGCTGATAAAATTATAAACATGGGTTTTCTACCCATCTGAATGCCATTTACCTTTTCAAGGACTCCCAGTCCATCAAGATGAGGCATAATTATATCAAGTATGGCAATATCGGGTGCAGTGTTTACAATCAAATCAAAAGCCTCCAGGCCATCCCTTGCTACTCCTACTACTTCAATATCACTCTGGTTGTTCAGATATTCTGCCAATATATCACCAAACTCACGATTATCATCAGCAATTACCACCTGTATTTTTTTAGCTAACAATTTAACTCCCCCTCAGCTTTTGTAAAAATAATCAATTCAATAGATATTATATTTGTGTTTCGACAAAATTTCAAGTACAAATTGCTAAAATTTAGCAATAGCTGCTTGTTTGTACCAGAATCAAACGTTTTATTTCCCAAAATATAAAATAATTTACTCAATTCCTCTGCAAAATTACCCGGCTTTTACCATAACCTGTTTGCTATCTTGCAAAGCGTTTTTAAGCATCTTTTCAATAAAAATCCCGTATCCACGGGTGGGATCATTTACCAACACATGAGTTACAGCACCAACTATCCTTCCATCTTGTATTATAGGGCTTCCCGACATACCTTGTACTATTCCTCCGGATATGTTTAGCAGCCTGGGATCTGTAACCTTTAATACCATCCCCTTTGCACTGTCAAGTTTCTGTCTTGAGACCTTTTGAATTTCCACACTATATTCCCTGACATCTGTACCGTCAATATTGGATAGTATCTTGGCAGGACCTTCCCTCAGCTGACTTTTCAATGCAACAGGATATACCTTTCCTTCAATCCTTTCCGATGCATTACCCTCAAGACTTCCATATATACCAAATTCCGAATTTTTATTTATTACCCCAAGTCTTTTCCTTTCCTCCATAAAAACGCCTTTCAGCTCACCAGGTGCACCTTGCTTTCCCTTCTTAACGGATAAAATAGTGGATTCTAATATTTCACCTTGTTTTACAGGCATTATCTTTCCTGTATCAAGATCTGTTATTCCATGACCTAATGCCCCGAAACTTCCTGTGGAGTGGTCGTAAAATGTAAGAGTCCCTATACCTGCAGTACTGTCCCTTACCCACAATCCCAAATGATATTTGTTATCGTCCGATGACTTGACAGGCTTAATGTCCCTGCTAATTATTTCATCACCATGTTTAATACTTAAATGTATATTTTTCCCTTCGCTGTTATCAATCTGGTCAACAAGGTCATTTATGCTAACCAAATCATTGCCGTTAGCTTGTAATATTAAGTCTCCAGGCTTTATACCACTCTGCTTGGCAGGATAGTTTTTGCTGCCCGATACATCTTCAACATCCGATATGCCTATTACAAGCAACCCTTTTGTCCTTATTTTGACACCGATAGTATTTCCGCAAGCTACAATTTCCCTATTAGGAACCACATTAATTTCCATGGTCTTTACAGGGATAATTCCGAACAAGTTCATTCTAAGGTTCACGCAACCCTGCTTTAAAGACTTTAGGGAAAAAGGATTTGAAAATCCTACATTGAGAGTACTTGCAGTTTTATGCCCCATCCTTTCTTTAATAAGGCTTATAATTCCTTCCCTATCAGTCTTTATACTGACCAAAAAAGGACTTTTAAAGTCATATGCAAAATCATCCCCTTCAGCTAGAGTCAGTTGCCCCGGTATTACAGTGAGGATTTGAGAATAACTTAATAAGACTACCAAAACACTTATTATAATGAAAATAATAATATTTTTTCTTTTATTGTTAGAATTCATCGTTTATATCTCCCGGTACCAATGTCAAATTTTAATGTCTGGGAAATTATGATGTATCCCATACATAATTTCACATGACAAGTTTTCAATCATACAAAATCCCTTTGGGTTTTGTTCTGCCCTATGCTTAAAATTCATGATTTCAAATTAATAATCTTTACTTTGAGTTAATGATAAGTTAACCCTTTATAACTTTTATTATTCAAACAAATTAATGCATTGAAGGTAATAAAAAAACAGTCACGCTGTAAAGCCCGACTGCTTCGTAATAATTAATAAATTGAATTTCTATTTTTATTATTTCCCATCAACTTCTGGAATTAATTTTAAACTTTTTGGCATTCCCCAGTATTTCCTCAGCATGCTTCAATGTAATATCTGAAATATTAGACCCTCCTAATATTCTTGCTATTTCATTTTTTATTTCTTTGTCACTAATCCTTCGCACACTGGTCTTTGTCAGATTGTCAATCGATTGCTTCTCTATCTGAAAATGCCCATCTGCCATGCACGCTATCTGTGCAAGATGAGTTACGCATAAGACCTGATGGCTTCCCGATATTATGGAAAGCTTTTCAGCAACCTTTTGTGCAGCCTTTCCGCTTATACCTATATCTATCTCATCAAATATCAGGGTTGGAATGTCATCAACATTTGCCAGTATGGTCTTTATGGCCAGCATTATTCTGGACATTTCGCCTCCTGATACTATTTTGGAAAGGGGCTTTAGCGGTTCCCCCGCATTGGGGGAAATCAGAAACTCTACTTTATTAAGTCCATTACCCCAAAATTTATACTCATCGTTTTCGTCTTTTTCAGAATTGAAGTCAATATTAACTTTGAATTGTGCTTTTTTCATTTCCAGATCTTCAAGCTCTTTTCCAATCTGCTCTTCTAATATCCGGGCTGCCTTGTTTCTTTCATCATTGAGCATTGCAGCTGTATCGTAAAGCTCAACTGCTATATTTACAAGCTTTTTATTAAGTTCATTTACTATCTCGTCGCTTTTAATTATTTCATCGTACTCAGATTCAGCCTTTTTAAGGTATTCCAAAACATCTTCTATCGTTGCTCCGTATTTTTTCTTTAGCCTTACTATGAGGTCAATCCTTTCCTCAACCTGCTCCAATAAGTCAGGGCTATACTCGGTATTGTCCCTTTCCTTTCTTATCTGTTCAACTACATCGTCCAACTGATAGGATATCTCCTCAAGTTTTACTGCCAGCTTTCCGTATTTCTCATCCAGCTTTGAAATTGAGCTGAGCTGCGATATTGCATCGCTCAAGCTGTCGTAAACAGAGCTTTTTATATTATTTCCCGAAAAAATATTTTCATATACTCCGGATAATGCTTCAATAATCCTTTCTGCATTGGAAAGAACATTTCTCTGCCTGTTGAGCTCTTCGTCCTCGCCTATCTTAAGCTTTGCCTTTTTTATTTCATCTATCTGAAAGCTTAAAAAGTCAATTTTCTTCTCCCTGTCATTTTTGTCACCTGCAAGGGCCCTAACTTTGCTTTTTATATTTTTATACTCAACAAGAAGGTTTGTATACTTGTCCTTAAGATCATCTATTTGATTTGACCCGAAAGAATCCAACAGCTCTATATGGCTTTCGGTGCGGAGAAGGGACTGATTGTCATGCTGCCCGTGAACATCAACAAGCCTGCTTCCAAGCTCTTTAAGCATAGAAACAGTAACCATTTTCCCATTTATTCTGCAGCTGTTTTTTCCTGATAAGGTAAACTCCCTTGAAATAATCAAAGTTCCGTCCTCCTCAGGCTCAACCCCTATTTCTTCTAGAAAGGCCTCTATATTCTTATTTTCAATCTGAAAAACTGCTTCAACAGAGGCTTTATCCTTTCCGGTCCTTATAAGTTCCTTTGAAAGCCTCTCTCCAAGAATTGCGTTTATTGAATCGATTATTATAGATTTACCTGCCCCAGTTTCACCGGTTAATACATTTAAGCCTTTACCAACCTCGATACAAATCTTCTCAATTAAGGCAATATTCTGTATTTCAAGCTGTTGAAGCAAGCCGCCACCTCCAGTAATGGTTCTATATATTTTTATTAGCCAACTTGTTAAATCTATTGACCATTTCTTCCGCTATTTTTTCAGCTCTGCAAATTATCATTATTGTATCATCACCAGCTATGGTTCCAAGCACTTCAGTCCACTTCATTGAGTCTATTGCCGAAGCACAGGCTTGTGCCATACCTGGAAGAGTCTTAACTACCACGATATTGTTTGCATAGTCACTTGAAACATATGACTCTGCGAATATGGTAAGAAGCCTGTTTGAAATAACACTCTCCGCTGGTGTAAACGGGGCATATTTATACCTTCCGTCTTCCATCATAACCTTAATGAGGCGGAGCTCTTTTATATCCCTTGAAACTGTAGCCTGTGTCACATCAAAGCCCAGCTCTTTAAGCTTCTCAGCAATTTCCTCCTGAGTTTCAATTTTTTCCTTTTCTATCAATTCAAGAATTTTTGAATGTCTACTGTATTTCATCCTTGAATGTTTCTCCCCTCATGTAAAATTTCGACCTTAATATTTTAAAAAAATTCTTATTTGCAACCTTTATCATTTTCACCGAACAGGGAGCCTTTTTAACCTCTATGGAATATCCACCCTTTACCTCGTATCCATTCTGTCCGTCAACAGTAACCATTGCACTATGCTCATAGCTTTCATCCACCACTACCCTAACCACTCTCTCGGCTGTAGTGATGAAAGACCTTGAATACAATATATGAGGACAAATAGGTGTAATAACTATTATCTCCAGGTCAGGTTCCACAATGGGACCTCCCGCAGATAATGAATATGCAGTTGACCCCGTAGGACTTGATACTATAATGCCGTCTCCAGGGTAGGACTCGGCATATACGTTATTGATATAAGTTTTGAGATGAAGTATCCTTGACAATTCTCCTCTGGATATCACTACATCATTTAATGCTATGTCCTTTGCTATTACTCCTGACTTGCTGTAAATAACAGTCTCAAGCATCATTCGCTCTTCAATAGTATACCTGTCATTTAAAATACTTTCAATTGCCGTATTTATATCCGACTTTTCAATTTCAGTCAGAAAACCAAGGGTACCTAAATTTATCCCCAATATGGGAACATTGGCAGAATACGCATTTCTGGCCACCTTTAAATATGTCCCGTCTCCGCCTAAGCATAAAACCCCTTCAGCCTTTAAGTAAATTTCCCGTTCATCAAGTGCTTCTATATTGTGTTCCATATGAACTGCAGACGCATGAGGCATCAAAACTCTTCCACCCAGCTCTATTATCTTATCAGCTACCAGCTTTGTAAATCTAAAATTCATATCTTTATCGGAATTTGTTATTATACCGATTGCTTTCATTATTTCCCCTTAATGTATATTAAAAGCGTCACCAATCAATAGACAAATGTTTTGATCAATCACTTTTAATGTAGTTTTATTTTATAATAACACACTAAATGCAATTGTGAAAATAATTTTTGGTGAAAAGTTTAACAAAATCATTTTATGATTTTGTTAAACTCACAGATCGGTATGGGCCATAGCAACAATTTTGGAAATATCCTCATCTAAAGAAATATCACTCCCATCCAAATTTGACAGGTACAGGAGGTATTCAATATTACCTTCAGGGCCTTTTATGGGCGAGTATGACAAGCCTTTTATGGAAAATCCCAGACTTGAAGAAAACTCTGCAATACTTTTTATAACTTCTTCATGGACCTTTGGGTCTCTTACCACGCCCTTCTTCCCCACCTTTTCTCTTCCTGCCTCGAACTGGGGCTTTATAAGGCACACCACTTCACCATTAGGATTAAGAAGTGTTTTAACCACAGGCAAAACTTTTTTGAGGGATATAAAGGAAACGTCAATTGAGGCAAAATTCTTGAGATCTCCCATTTCTTCAGGTTTGACATATCTGATATTGGTTCTTTCCATATTTATTACTCTTTTGTCATTTCTAAGCTCCCAGGCAAGCTGCCCATAACCTACATCAACAGCAGTAACTTCAATTGCTCCATTCTTTAGCATACAGTCTGTAAATCCACCGGTAGAAGCACCGATATCAATAGCTTTGGCACCGACAAGGCTGACATTGAAAAATTTCAATGCTTTCTCAAGCTTAAGGCCTCCCCTGCTTACATAAGGCACAGCATTATTTTTTATTTCAATTTGTGACTCTATATCAAATTTTGAGCCTGGCTTATCTTCCTTATTTTTATTTACAAAAACAAGACCTGCCATAATAGTGCTTCGTGCTTTTTCTCTACTTTCAAA
This genomic interval carries:
- a CDS encoding Rrf2 family transcriptional regulator, translating into MKLSTKGRYGLRAMVDLAVNSAGDHVSLCNIAERQDISENYLEQVFSILRKSGLVKSVKGAQGGYILADDPANIKVGSILRALEGELSVVDENLEENISHQSIIQNCIKLNVWDKINESINSIVDSLTLEDLVNEYKRISGNSSDMYFI
- the metA gene encoding homoserine O-acetyltransferase MetA, producing MPIKIPDNLPAAEILSNENIFVMTEERAMHQDIRPLRIAILNLMPTKIVTETQLLRLIGNTPIQVDVVLLHPQTYTSKNTPEEHLSNFYKTFEDVKGERFDGLIITGAPIETMPFEEVTYWNELKTIMDWSLSNVYSTFHICWAAQAGLYHHYGIPKYPLPEKMFGIFKHRINKKNVMLFRGFDDEFFVPHSRHTGIKREDIEKVSDLEILSESDESGVYIVKTKGGRQIFVTGHSEYDPLTLKAEYDRDISKGLDIEVPKNYFRDDDPSKEPIVKWRGHANLLFSNWLNYYVYQQTPFDLNQLKNGENKKND
- a CDS encoding DUF6803 family protein; amino-acid sequence: MGNMTHYMELLASNQPWNLLIFMAIPVILAETIAITELVILFSRKLNGPIRTVNKIAGIISGVYFTGIFIYLMYTAVIPLTQNGEWRGPADVIAVGFYLSGIIPLLGMALLEMGLIGRKKDEMEKLKLHSIFVGIFLVVAHVAMIFGMLSPDVFHMDMNMKM
- a CDS encoding methyl-accepting chemotaxis protein — protein: MIFSIRNKILLGFITVLLVCSISIIISYISIKDEITTFNNFVDKDIYAFNLAQDIRFIDLTLADCIRGIIIDPEDSTERSKYDLNAKAIDEKIEESLKYAVNSEEKNIFNENDQYNQQLIELEKKMMDPKANRTEVLNIFHGDYAKLRTLFADNLDKYEKLKNDGMKQNAENLSKSMNTKATLVLVFFVMAFLLGIGVSLFIARIINTPIKKIVKAAEDVSDGNLDIVINITSKDEIGSLGHAFSKIIHTLKSLITEAQLLTSSATEGKLNARGDSNKFSGGYAEIVHGMNDILDAVILPIQESSNVLEEISKGNLQCKVTGEYKGDHAKIKNSLNKTISTLYSYINEISEILNQMANGNLNLHVDSEFNGDFIEIKSSLNKIISSFNEVLGGINSAAEQVFAGASQVAASSQALSQGSTEQASVAEELSASMEEIAAQTKQNAANANQANELAISAKDNAIHGNCQMGDMLKAMDEINIASSSISKIIKVIDEIAFQTNILALNAAVEAARAGQHGKGFAVVAEEVRSLAARSANAAKETTGLIEGSIKKVDDGTKIANSTAEALNRIVTGVSKVADLINEIASASDYQATAILQVNQGIMQVSQVTQTNSATSEESAAASQELSGQAELLKEKVSQFVLKRNTVNNEYNKLKNTSKHNLKSQMKSSKRNLVNTPPQLNIDLEQNNFGKY
- a CDS encoding methyl-accepting chemotaxis protein; this encodes MKIKFKFALIFSVILIVFSAVIIITTYFTSENILNNKIHDQLGTASALGYMALNEKYPGEWKISDNKLYKGTTLINDNFDLVDEISIDTGILSTIFLKDTRVSTNVKGEDGKRKVDTKASKEVIDKTLTKGENFLGETLVAGIPVMTHYTAIKDSTGDIIGMWFVGIPISEVNRELANNTRIIFGVLVLMLVIGILISFATGYQIAKRIEELEKGISEISLGNLTHELKSFLTNSKDEIGVIARATNKMKEAIYKTISGIINESAVIEKGSLITVEEMNKLQADIEEVSSTTEQLSAQMQETAAATEEINATANEVVHSMENVAQISLNGLMQVKEIKKRSIELKSSVTESQKSAVAIYEMTQLRLKESIDKSRVIEEINVLTQAILGISEQTNLLALNASIEAARAGEAGKGFAVVADEIRKLAEDSKNTVSQIQSVVEGVTSSVMELIQDSKGLLTFVDSKVINDYNTLVKTGEHYSQDADFVERLVTSFSTTCEQLESSMKNIIKAIDEISKAANEGAEGSVNIAQRTSSIMYKAHEVLSQAKITNDSVENLVNMTGTFKI
- a CDS encoding PspC domain-containing protein, with the protein product MRKIFLSRTDKKIAGVCGGIAEYFGLDSTLVRLAFVILALLGFSSVIVYIACWFIFPSEEF
- the spo0A gene encoding sporulation transcription factor Spo0A; amino-acid sequence: MLAKKIQVVIADDNREFGDILAEYLNNQSDIEVVGVARDGLEAFDLIVNTAPDIAILDIIMPHLDGLGVLEKVNGIQMGRKPMFIILSAVGQDKITQRALSLGAEYYVVKPFDMDILVSRIRQLKDVNQSSILISDHTSERPTIFSPSPRNLEAEVTSIMHEIGVPAHIKGYQYLRDAIIMVVKDLDVINSITKQLYPSIAREYNTTPSRVERAIRHAIEVAWSRGQVDTIDSLFGYTVNLGKGKPTNSEFIAMVADKLRLELKVS